Proteins encoded together in one Prevotella scopos JCM 17725 window:
- a CDS encoding Imm50 family immunity protein, with the protein MMDITRFENVRSLTALYKNIPQLQDVEIIKIIVVPGEDLELILTLDTSELPEKLPLKWLDRKVNTVQIEFDFIGVKIINFNIDNGSNYSFTIESLRGNEHIIILTNKANCDKIKFEARWAYIKNISGYTKE; encoded by the coding sequence ATGATGGACATAACACGATTTGAAAATGTACGTAGTCTAACAGCACTATATAAAAATATACCTCAACTCCAAGATGTAGAAATAATAAAAATTATCGTAGTTCCAGGCGAAGACCTCGAACTTATACTAACATTAGATACATCAGAACTTCCAGAAAAATTACCTTTAAAATGGTTAGACCGCAAGGTAAATACAGTTCAAATTGAATTTGATTTTATAGGGGTGAAGATTATAAATTTTAATATAGATAATGGAAGTAATTATAGTTTTACAATAGAGAGTTTACGAGGAAACGAACATATCATTATTCTTACGAATAAAGCGAATTGTGATAAAATTAAATTTGAGGCAAGATGGGCGTATATAAAAAATATAAGTGGTTATACTAAAGAATAA